In the genome of Chlamydia sp., the window TGCTGTAAACGGAACGTAATCCTGCTGAAATAGATTCTACATCACCAGACTGCACTGCTAATTCAAATTTTTTCAATGTAGTTTTCACTCTCGACTTGAAGCTTTGATTGCGCAGCTGCTTTTTCTTAGAAGTGATAACCCGCTTCTCTGCGGAAGGGCGTTTCTGAGGTCCGACTTTCTTGCTCGGTTTTTTTGGTGCCATAATCTCTCCCAATTAGGCTATTTTTAACGCAAAGAACAAACGTGACACCTCACAGTAATCGTACTGTGATTTTCGGCATGACATGAGAGTAGGATAAATGTTGTATCCGAAACTTTACGTCATTTCTGGGAGTGTCACCCCAGAGACCGACACAAATATCTAACAGGAGTGTCGGCAGTAACAATGCCATCCGCTTAGACCTTACAAGTGACCCGGGACGGAACACATGGAGATTTTATGTGAAAGGACAATAAAATAGAAAGAAAAATGGATATATAAAACGAAGCCAAGAGGAAGAAGAAGAAAAATGAGATTTAAATAGAGTTGAGAAAGTTAAAGTAATCAATATAAAAGAAGTTTTAGTAATTGTTAACATCGTAGTAGATTCTAAAACGGTTTATATTCCAAAATTCAAGAAAACGATGATGAACTCTGACAAACTATAAAGGCTTTATTGAGAGTTCACTGCAGGAGTGCAGTATTTTTTGATGAAAGGACCGGACATGACGCGGGACGTTTTGAATAAGAAAAAATATCGAGACAAATCTAGACTTATTAAGCAAAAATTTCAGCATTGCATGTCTCGATATTTTTATTATCTTCCTCCTATATTAGCGATACTCCTCCCCGTAGGAAGTTGGCCTTTTTTATCGGAGCAGCAATGGCGTTATAGTTATTTTCTTTTCCCTGTAGTCTCTTCCTTGGGATGGTTATTTGCTATCGGGTTTCGCGAGCGGCAGTTGCGATCTGCTGCTGGACAACTTCTTGAAGCTAAGATCCGCAAGCTGACAGAACAAGATGAGGGGTTAAAAAATATTCGTGAAACTATAGAAAAGCGTCAAAAAGAGACGGACCGTTTGAAGATGCACAACGACAAATTGGTGGAACAACTTGGCCAAGCTCGAGAAGTGTTTATTCAAGCGAAGGGGCGTTATGATCACATAGAAGAAATTTCAAGACGTATTAAGGAAGAAAATCAGCAATTGCGCATGCAGTTAGAGGCTGCTGTTCGTGAGCGTAATGAAAAAATTTTAGAAAATCAGCAATTACGTCAGGAACTTAAAGAAACTCTTGCTTATCAACAAGAACTTCATGATGAATATCAAGCGACTTTTGTTGAACAACACAGTATGTTGGATAAGCGGCAGGCATATATTGGTAATTTAGAAGCGAAAGTGCAAGATTTGATGTGCGAATTACGTAACTTGCTGCAGTTAGAAATGGAAGCTAAAACGGATTTACCAGGAAGACCTGTGGCTTCTCGTGATGTGGTGGCTCAACTTGTGCTGGAATTTCGGAAAATAGTTTTTCGTGTTGAGACGACAGAAGCTGCGGACTCTTTGACTGCTTTACGGTATACCCGAACAGATCCAACAGCACACAACTATTCTTTGGCCTGTCGCCAGTTGTTCGATGGTTTGCGTGAAGAAAATTTAGGGATGTTATTCATTTATGCGCCATTTGCCCGCAGGATACTCTTTGCTAATGCACTATTTAAGGACTGGACAGGGTATGGATTGGAAGATTTTTTAAATGGAGATAATGATGTTATTCTTGAGGGGTTTGCCCAATGGGAACGAGATTTACTCACAGAATCCCGAGTGGAACGTTCTGGAAAAATTGTGATTAAAACGAAAGCTTTCGGAGCTACTCCTTTTTACTATTGTGTGGTAACGTTAGATAAAGGACCTTTTGCTCAGCATATACTAGGTGTCTTGTACCCGGCGAAAGCGAGTTTCTTTACAAATCTTTCTTGTATTTAAGAATAAAATAAGATTTACGCTGAGATTTTTTAAGCTTTAGTGAGATCAATAGGCTTTTTTATCGCAAAAATACCTAGATTTCTTGTTTTTCTTAAGATAGACTGTCACTTTCTAGGCCGATTTTTCCTTAGTTTTAATTTGTCAGCATGCGCATGGATACGCTAGATAATCAAGCTGCAGAAGCAGCTCAAGAAGAAGAAATCCAAAGAAAATTAGAAGAGTTGGTTACTCTTGCTAAGGATCAAGGGTTCATTACATATGAAGAAATTAACGAAATTCTTCCTCCTTCTTTCGATACGCCAGAACAGATCGATCAAGTTTTAATTTTTCTTGCGGGGATGGATGTTCAGGTTCTGAACCAAGCAGATGTAGAACGGCAGAAAGAAAGAAAAAAAGAAGCCAAAGAGCTAGAAGGGCTAGCTAAACGTTCTGAGGGAACACCGGACGATCCTGTTCGTATGTACCTCAAAGAAATGGGGACCGTTCCGCTACTTACAAGGGAGGAAGAAGTCGAGATTTCGAAACGAATAGAGAAAGCTCAAGTACAAATCGAAAGAATTATTTTACGTTTTCGCTATTCGACTAAAGAGGCGGTGTCCATCGCACAATATCTTATCAATGGTAAGGAACGTTTTGATAAAATTGTTTCTGAGAAAGAAGTCGAGGATAAAACACATTTTCTGAATCTTTTACCTAAACTGATTTCTCTGCTTAAAGAAGAGGATGCGTATTTAGAAGAGCGTCTTCTGGCTCTGAAGGATCCTACACTATCTAAGCAGGATCAGATTAAACTAAATGATGACCTTGAAAAATGTCGTATTCGAACACAAGCGTATCTGCGATGCTTCCATTGTCGTCACAATGTTACAGAAGATTTTGGGGAAGTTGTTTTCAAAGCATATGACTCTTTCTTGCAATTAGAGCAACAGATCAATGATTTGAAAGTGCGAGCAGAAAGGAATAAGTTTGCCGCAGCAAAACTTGCTGCAGCACGGCGCAAATTATACAAGCGGGAGGTAGCTGCTGGGAGGACTCTCGACGAGTTTAAGAAAGACGTGCGAATGTTGCAGCGTTGGATGGATAAGAGTCAGGAAGCCAAAAAAGAGATGGTTGAATCCAATTTACGGCTTGTCATCTCTATCGCGAAGAAATACACCAATAGAGGTTTGTCTTTCTTAGATTTGATTCAAGAAGGAAATATGGGCTTGATGAAAGCCGTGGAAAAATTTGAATATCGTCGTGGGTACAAATTTTCAACGTATGCCACATGGTGGATTCGTCAGGCTGTAACACGAGCAATTGCTGATCAGGCAAGAACCATTCGGATTCCTGTTCATATGATAGAAACCATCAATAAAGTGCTTCGTGGAGCCAAGAAGCTGATGATGGAAACAGGAAAAGAGCCTACTCCTGAGGAGTTGGGAGAAGAACTAGGTTTCACTCCAGATCGTGTTCGAGAGATCTATAAGATAGCTCAGCACCCGATTTCTCTGCAGGCAGAAGTTGGAGATGGTGGGGAAAGCTCTTTTGGAGATTTCTTAGAGGATACCGCTGTTGAATCTCCTGCTGAGGCTACCGGCTACTCTATGTTGAAAGACAAAATGAAAGAAGTATTGAAGACTCTTACCGATCGGGAGCGGTTTGTTTTGATCCATCGGTTTGGTCTTCTAGATGGTCGTCCCAAAACCTTGGAAGAGGTTGGGTCTGCGTTCAATGTAACAAGAGAGCGAATTCGACAGATTGAAGCTAAGGCTTTGCGGAAAATGCGTCACCCCATCCGTTCCAAACAATTACGAGCATTTTTGGATTTATTGGAAGAAGAGAAGGTTGGCTCAGGAAAGATAAAAAGTTACAAAAATTAGTATTTCTTTTTGTAAGGAGTCTTGTTGTATCGGTTAGATATTGCAGATTTTCGTGTTTGGGTGTCTTTGGGAGTATCGGAACAAGAACGGCATTATGAGCAGCCCGTTCTTGTTTCTCTTTCTCTTTTTTTTAAAAAAGAACCCAAGGCTTGCTCTACTGATCAACTGTCAGACAGTGTATGCTATGCTTCGCTCGCTTCTTTGATTGAAAAGACTGTAACGAATAATCCCTGTGCTTTAATTGAACGTTTGGCTAAGGTTTTGCTGGAAAAAATCGAAGAGGCTTTAGTCGATCAGGTTTGTAGGATTGATGTGCGGGTAAGTAAAGAGCGTCCTCCGGTCCCAGATTTATTAAGTCCTGTCAGTTTTAGTATAAGTAAAGAGGTATCGTGACTAGTTGGAATTTTGTTTGTTTAAGTTTAGGTTCGAATTTAGGTAACCGACATGACCACATAAAACGTGCCTACGCAAGTTTAAAGAAAGCAGGAGTAAGAAATATAAAAAGCTCCGTGATTCTTGAGACCAAGGCCCTACTATTAGATGGTGCTCCTAAAGAGTGGGATCTTCCTTATTTTAATTCTGTAGTTATTGGAGAGACATTGCTTTCTCCAGACGAACTCATCAAGAAAATCAAGGATATTCAAAAAGATTTTGGAAGGGATGATTCGCAAAAATGGGCTCCTCGGCCCATTGATATAGATATTCTTCTCTACGGAGAAGAAGCATTTTCGTACCATAGTGAATTATGCACGGTGCCGCATCCCAGACTATTGGACAGACCCTTCCTTCTTTCGATGATTGCCTCCTTATGTCCGTATCGTCTCTTTTATTCAAAAGGGGCACCTTGCAACGGGAAAACCTTTGCAGAAATTTCAGCTATTTATCCACTCAAGGAAAACGATGTTTTAGGAAGTTTCGGGCCTGCAATCCAGATTATGGGCGTTGTGAATATCACAGATAATTCTATATCGGACACTGGGTTATTTTTAGAGTCAAGAAGGGCTGCGGCACATGCAGAGCGGCTATTTGCGGAAGGAGCTTCTATTATTGATTTGGGAGCTCAAGCAATCAATCCCCGGGTAAAAGATTTAGGAAATGTTGAAGAAGAATGGGAACGTTTAGAGCCTGTTTTGAAGCTATTAGCGGAACGATGGCGACATGCTAAACAATATCCAGATGTGTCGATAGATACTTTTCGTCCTGAGATCATACGGCGAGCTATTGAAGTATTTCCTATTCGTTGGGTTAATGATGTTTCTGGTGGCTCTTTGGAAATGGCACATTTGGCAAAAGAATTTCAATTGCGATTATTGATTAATCATTCGTGTTCTTTGCCTCCACGTCCGGATTGTGTTCTTTCTTACGAAGAATCTCCTGTTGAGCAAATGTTACGTTGGGGGGAATCTCAATTAGAAACATTCTCTCGGATAGGGTTAGATACTCGCTGGCAAGTAGTCTTCGATCCAGGTATAGGGTTTGGGAAATCTCCTGTGCAGTCCATGTTGCTTATGGACGGTGTAGAGCGGTTTAAACAGACGTTAGAATGCCCAATATTAATCGGCCATTCTCGAAAATCTTGTTTGAGTATGCTGGGTCGATTTAGTAGTGAAGATCGTGATTGGGAAACCATAGGCTGTTCTGTATCTCTTCATGATCAAGGTGTCGATTATTTACGTGTACATCAGGTTGAGGGGAATAGACGGGCTTTAGCGGCTGCAGCCTGGGCAGGAATGCCCGTATGATGGAAGTAACAGGGGTTGTTGCTGTTGATCCCAAAGGAGTTATGGGAGCTTCGGGGAAGCTTCCATGGAGCTATCCTGAAGATTTGCGTTTTT includes:
- the rpsT gene encoding 30S ribosomal protein S20, whose product is MAPKKPSKKVGPQKRPSAEKRVITSKKKQLRNQSFKSRVKTTLKKFELAVQSGDVESISAGLRSVYSIADKAVKRGIFKKGKADRVKARASGRACTAA
- a CDS encoding RNA polymerase sigma factor; this encodes MRMDTLDNQAAEAAQEEEIQRKLEELVTLAKDQGFITYEEINEILPPSFDTPEQIDQVLIFLAGMDVQVLNQADVERQKERKKEAKELEGLAKRSEGTPDDPVRMYLKEMGTVPLLTREEEVEISKRIEKAQVQIERIILRFRYSTKEAVSIAQYLINGKERFDKIVSEKEVEDKTHFLNLLPKLISLLKEEDAYLEERLLALKDPTLSKQDQIKLNDDLEKCRIRTQAYLRCFHCRHNVTEDFGEVVFKAYDSFLQLEQQINDLKVRAERNKFAAAKLAAARRKLYKREVAAGRTLDEFKKDVRMLQRWMDKSQEAKKEMVESNLRLVISIAKKYTNRGLSFLDLIQEGNMGLMKAVEKFEYRRGYKFSTYATWWIRQAVTRAIADQARTIRIPVHMIETINKVLRGAKKLMMETGKEPTPEELGEELGFTPDRVREIYKIAQHPISLQAEVGDGGESSFGDFLEDTAVESPAEATGYSMLKDKMKEVLKTLTDRERFVLIHRFGLLDGRPKTLEEVGSAFNVTRERIRQIEAKALRKMRHPIRSKQLRAFLDLLEEEKVGSGKIKSYKN
- the folB gene encoding dihydroneopterin aldolase encodes the protein MYRLDIADFRVWVSLGVSEQERHYEQPVLVSLSLFFKKEPKACSTDQLSDSVCYASLASLIEKTVTNNPCALIERLAKVLLEKIEEALVDQVCRIDVRVSKERPPVPDLLSPVSFSISKEVS
- the folP gene encoding dihydropteroate synthase; amino-acid sequence: MTSWNFVCLSLGSNLGNRHDHIKRAYASLKKAGVRNIKSSVILETKALLLDGAPKEWDLPYFNSVVIGETLLSPDELIKKIKDIQKDFGRDDSQKWAPRPIDIDILLYGEEAFSYHSELCTVPHPRLLDRPFLLSMIASLCPYRLFYSKGAPCNGKTFAEISAIYPLKENDVLGSFGPAIQIMGVVNITDNSISDTGLFLESRRAAAHAERLFAEGASIIDLGAQAINPRVKDLGNVEEEWERLEPVLKLLAERWRHAKQYPDVSIDTFRPEIIRRAIEVFPIRWVNDVSGGSLEMAHLAKEFQLRLLINHSCSLPPRPDCVLSYEESPVEQMLRWGESQLETFSRIGLDTRWQVVFDPGIGFGKSPVQSMLLMDGVERFKQTLECPILIGHSRKSCLSMLGRFSSEDRDWETIGCSVSLHDQGVDYLRVHQVEGNRRALAAAAWAGMPV